A stretch of Physeter macrocephalus isolate SW-GA chromosome 8, ASM283717v5, whole genome shotgun sequence DNA encodes these proteins:
- the PWWP2A gene encoding PWWP domain-containing protein 2A isoform X4, producing MQLQNNTFQEGTDVKREVNGAVPEDPSPVPPPELSLAESLWTSKPPPLFHEGAPYPPPLFIRDTYNQSIPQPPPRKIKRPKRKMYREEPTSIMNAIKLRPRQVLCDKCKNSVVAEKKEIRKGSSASDSSKYEDKKRRNESVTTVNKKLKTDHKVDGKNQNESQKRSAVVKVSNIAHSRGRVVKVSAQANTSKAQLSTKKVLQNKNMDHAKAREVLKIAKEKAQKKQSETSASKNAHSKVHFTRRYQNPSSGSLPPRVRLKPQRYRNEENDSSLKTGLEKMRSGKMAPKPQSRCTSTRSAGEAPSENQSPSKGPEEASSEVQDTTEVLVPGEQDEPQTLGKKGSKSNVSVYMTLNQKKSDSSSASVCSIDSTDDLKSSNSECSSESFDFPPGCMHAPSTSSTSSSSKEEKKLSNSLKMKVFSKNVSKCVTPDGRTICVGDIVWAKIYGFPWWPARILTITVSRKDNGLLVRQEARISWFGSPTTSFLALSQLSPFLENFQSRFNKKRKGLYRKAITEAAKAAKQLTPEVRALLTQFET from the coding sequence ATGCAGCTCCAAAATAATACATTCCAAGAAGGGACAGATGTCAAGCGTGAAGTGAATGGTGCTGTTCCCGAAGACCCTTCTCCTGTCCCGCCTCCTGAGCTGAGCTTGGCCGAAAGCCTGTGGACTTCCAAACCACCACCTCTCTTCCATGAAGGAGCACCTTATCCTCCCCCTTTGTTTATCAGGGACACATATAACCAATCAATACCTCAGCCACCTCCTCGGAAAATTAAGCGACCCAAACGAAAAATGTACAGGGAAGAACCTACTTCAATAATGAATGCTATTAAACTACGACCCAGGCAAGTCTTGTGTGACAAGTGTAAAAACAGTGTCGttgctgaaaaaaaagaaattagaaaaggtAGTAGTGCAAGTGACTCTTCTAAATATGAAGATAAAAAACGGAGAAATGAAAGTGTAACTACTGtgaacaaaaaactgaaaactgacCATAAGGTGGATgggaaaaaccaaaatgaaagccAGAAAAGAAGTGCTGTGGTTAAGGTTTCAAATATTGCTCACAGCAGAGGCAGAGTAGTCAAAGTTTCTGCTCAGGCAAATACATCAAAAGCTCAGTTAAGTACTAAAAAAGTGCTCCAGAATAAGAACATGGATCATGCAAAAGCTCGGGAAGTGCTGAAAATTGCCAAAGAAAAGGCACAGAAGAAGCAAAGTGAAACCTCTGCGTCCAAAAATGCACATTCAAAAGTCCATTTCACACGTCGATACCAGAATCCTAGCTCAGGTTCCCTTCCACCCCGGGTTCGTTTAAAACCACAGAGGTAcaggaatgaagaaaatgactCTTCTCTGAAGACAGGACTGGAGAAAATGCGGAGTGGCAAGATGGCACCAAAGCCCCAGTCCCGCTGCACCTCTACCCGCTCAGCAGGTGAGGCCCCTTCAGAAAATCAGAGTCCCTCCAAAGGCCCTGAAGAGGCCAGCAGTGAGGTTCAGGACACAACTGAAGTGCTTGTGCCTGGTGAGCAGGATGAACCACAGACACTGGGCAAAAAGGGCAGCAAAAGCAATGTCTCTGTTTACATGACcctaaatcaaaagaaatctgactCTTCCAGTGCTTCAGTGTGTAGCATTGATAGCACAGATGATTTGAAATCCTCCAACTCTGAGTGTAGTTCTGAAAGCTTTGATTTTCCTCCAGGCTGTATGCATGCACCTTCCACATCCTCTACTTCCTCCTcttcaaaggaagagaaaaagctcAGTAATTCCTTGAAAATGAAAGTCTTTTCCAAAAACGTCTCTAAGTGCGTCACACCAGATGGCAGGACCATATGTGTAGGGGACATTGTTTGGGCCAAGATATATGGCTTCCCCTGGTGGCCAGCCCGTATTCTTACTATAACTGTGAGCCGGAAAGATAACGGCCTTTTAGTCCGACAGGAGGCCCGTATTTCATGGTTCGGGTCTCCAACAACATCTTTCCTGGCTCTTTCGCAACTCTCCCCCTTTTTAGAAAACTTCCAGTCACGCTTTAATAAGAAGAGAAAGGGCCTGTATCGCAAGGCTATCACAGAGGCAGCTAAGGCTGCCAAACAGCTGACCCCTGAAGTGCGGGCTCTGTTGACACAGTTTGAAACGTGA